One window of Hymenobacter sp. BRD128 genomic DNA carries:
- the nadD gene encoding nicotinate (nicotinamide) nucleotide adenylyltransferase has translation MMLASPSGARRVGLLFGSFNPVHIGHLILAEHFATRTDLAEVWLVVSPQNPFKVGADLLPEAQRLRWVELAVAANPRLRAESIEFELPRPSYTIATLDALGQRYPGTEFVLLMGSDNLPGLPRWQHADRLLAAFDIYVYPRPGAPLPDLAPFPRVQMMQAPLLDISATYIRESFRRGQSIHYLVPAVVEAELADARLG, from the coding sequence ATGATGCTGGCTAGCCCGAGCGGTGCCCGGCGCGTGGGGCTGCTATTTGGCTCATTTAACCCGGTCCACATCGGCCATCTCATTCTGGCCGAGCACTTTGCCACACGCACCGACTTGGCCGAAGTCTGGCTGGTAGTGTCGCCGCAAAACCCATTCAAGGTGGGCGCCGACCTGCTGCCCGAAGCGCAGCGCCTGCGCTGGGTAGAGCTAGCCGTGGCCGCCAACCCGCGCCTGCGCGCCGAGTCAATCGAATTTGAGCTGCCGCGTCCCAGCTACACCATTGCCACGCTCGATGCACTCGGCCAGCGCTACCCTGGCACCGAATTCGTGCTGCTGATGGGCAGCGATAACCTGCCCGGTCTGCCCCGCTGGCAACATGCCGACCGCCTACTGGCCGCGTTCGACATTTACGTATACCCACGCCCCGGCGCCCCGCTGCCCGATTTGGCGCCTTTCCCGCGTGTGCAAATGATGCAGGCACCGCTACTCGATATTTCGGCTACCTACATTCGCGAGAGCTTCCGCCGGGGGCAGTCCATCCACTATCTGGTGCCAGCAGTGGTGGAGGCCGAGCTAGCCGATGCGCGGCTAGGGTAA
- the frr gene encoding ribosome recycling factor, which produces MDEEIQFYLSDAEESMGKAVAHVGVEMSRIRAGKASPAMLDGLRVDYYGTPTPVSQIANISAPDPRSLHIKPWEKNMVSEVVKAIKNSDLGLNPVADADGVRLNIPAMTEERRRDLVKQAKNEVESGKVRVRAIRKDTNEALRKLQKDGAAEDAIKDAEAKVQKYTDAHIIEVDKLFTKKESEIMTI; this is translated from the coding sequence GTGGACGAGGAAATTCAATTTTATCTCAGCGATGCTGAGGAATCGATGGGCAAGGCGGTGGCCCACGTAGGCGTAGAAATGAGCCGCATCCGGGCGGGTAAGGCTTCGCCAGCTATGCTCGATGGCCTGCGGGTGGACTATTACGGCACGCCTACGCCCGTATCGCAGATTGCCAATATCTCGGCTCCCGACCCGCGCTCGCTGCACATCAAGCCCTGGGAGAAGAACATGGTGAGCGAAGTAGTTAAGGCCATTAAGAATAGCGACCTGGGCCTGAACCCCGTAGCCGACGCCGACGGCGTGCGCCTCAACATCCCGGCGATGACGGAGGAGCGCCGCCGTGACCTCGTAAAGCAAGCCAAGAATGAAGTAGAAAGCGGCAAAGTGCGCGTGCGCGCCATCCGCAAAGACACGAACGAAGCCCTGCGCAAGCTGCAAAAGGATGGCGCCGCCGAAGATGCCATCAAGGATGCCGAAGCCAAGGTGCAGAAATACACCGACGCCCACATCATCGAAGTAGACAAACTTTTCACAAAGAAAGAGTCGGAGATTATGACCATCTGA
- the pyrH gene encoding UMP kinase, giving the protein MTYQRILLKLSGEALMGQQQYGIDADRLMQYATEIKAVAATGVQVAVVIGGGNIFRGVQAAAFGLDRVQGDYMGMLATVINSMALQSALEKIDVSTRLLSGLTIQRVCEPYIRRRAVRHLEKGRVVIFGAGIGSPYFTTDSAASLRAIEIEADVVLKGTRVNGIYTADPEKDPSATRYTEITFDEVISKKLNVMDMTAFTLCKENNLPIIVFDMNTEGNLERLIAGENLGTLVTMGSSTPSQPAAGAAPVDPKHSELQPLVGTQPEQA; this is encoded by the coding sequence GTGACTTACCAACGAATTCTTCTTAAGCTCAGCGGCGAGGCGCTGATGGGCCAGCAACAGTATGGCATCGACGCCGACCGCCTCATGCAGTACGCCACCGAAATCAAGGCCGTGGCCGCCACGGGCGTGCAGGTCGCCGTGGTGATTGGGGGCGGCAACATTTTCCGGGGCGTGCAGGCAGCGGCTTTTGGCCTCGACCGCGTGCAGGGCGACTACATGGGCATGCTAGCCACCGTTATCAATTCGATGGCCCTGCAAAGCGCCCTCGAAAAGATTGACGTGAGCACGCGCCTGCTCTCGGGCCTCACCATTCAGCGGGTGTGCGAGCCGTATATCCGGCGCCGGGCGGTGCGCCACTTGGAGAAGGGGCGCGTGGTCATTTTCGGCGCGGGCATCGGCTCGCCGTATTTCACCACCGACTCGGCCGCCTCGCTACGCGCCATCGAGATTGAGGCCGACGTGGTGCTGAAAGGCACCCGCGTAAACGGCATCTATACCGCCGACCCGGAGAAGGACCCTAGCGCCACGCGCTACACCGAAATCACGTTTGACGAGGTTATCAGCAAGAAACTCAACGTGATGGACATGACGGCCTTTACGCTCTGCAAGGAAAATAACCTGCCCATCATCGTGTTCGACATGAACACCGAGGGCAACCTGGAACGTCTCATAGCCGGCGAAAACCTGGGCACGCTCGTGACGATGGGTTCCAGCACCCCTAGCCAGCCTGCCGCCGGGGCGGCCCCGGTCGACCCCAAGCACAGCGAGCTGCAACCCCTGGTAGGCACTCAGCCCGAGCAAGCTTAA
- a CDS encoding glycosyltransferase family 9 protein — MSAPTFLVSRTDAIGDVVLTLPVAGWLKRYHPGCRVVLIGRAYTAAVAAACPWVDDFLNVDALWQLPEKDQLARLQSQAATAIIHVLPNKRLARLAKLARIPTRIGTRNRLFHWLTCTQLVALSRRHSPLHEAQLNLQLLALLGYTTPLGLATIARLVRLQAAALLRPGFQQLLAARRPGQLNIILHPRSRGSAREWGLAHFGQLVRLLHAAGHRVFVSGTQAEGEELAEWLREHTPFITADLTGQLALPEFIAFIAAADGLVAGSTGPLHLAAALGRHALGLYPPIRPMHPGRWGPLGPHAEYLVFDRPDCQDCRAQPTACTCIRAIEAATVAARIAQWQPLPTT, encoded by the coding sequence ATGAGCGCGCCCACCTTTCTCGTATCGCGCACCGATGCCATTGGCGACGTGGTGCTCACGCTGCCGGTGGCCGGCTGGCTCAAGCGGTACCATCCCGGCTGCCGGGTGGTGCTCATTGGCCGCGCCTATACGGCCGCCGTGGCCGCCGCCTGCCCGTGGGTCGATGACTTTCTGAATGTGGATGCGCTGTGGCAGCTACCCGAAAAAGACCAGCTAGCCCGCTTGCAAAGTCAGGCGGCCACGGCCATCATTCACGTTCTCCCCAATAAGCGGCTAGCCCGCCTGGCCAAGCTAGCGCGCATCCCTACGCGCATTGGCACGCGCAACCGACTGTTTCACTGGCTTACCTGTACCCAGCTGGTGGCCCTCAGCCGCCGCCACTCGCCGCTGCACGAGGCGCAGCTCAACTTGCAGCTACTGGCGCTGCTGGGCTACACCACGCCGCTGGGGCTAGCGACGATTGCCAGGCTGGTGCGCCTGCAAGCGGCCGCGCTGCTGCGGCCCGGGTTTCAGCAATTGCTCGCGGCCCGCCGGCCCGGCCAGCTCAACATCATCCTGCACCCGCGCAGCCGGGGCAGCGCCCGCGAGTGGGGGCTGGCGCACTTCGGCCAGCTGGTCCGGCTGCTGCACGCAGCCGGCCACCGCGTGTTCGTTAGCGGCACGCAGGCCGAAGGCGAAGAGCTAGCCGAATGGCTCCGCGAACATACCCCCTTCATTACTGCCGACCTCACCGGTCAGTTGGCCTTGCCTGAGTTCATTGCGTTCATTGCCGCCGCCGATGGGCTGGTGGCCGGCAGCACCGGCCCGCTGCACCTAGCCGCTGCGCTGGGCCGCCACGCGCTGGGCTTGTATCCGCCCATCAGGCCCATGCACCCTGGCCGCTGGGGGCCGCTGGGGCCGCACGCCGAGTACCTGGTTTTTGACCGGCCCGACTGCCAGGATTGCCGCGCCCAGCCCACCGCCTGCACCTGCATTAGGGCTATTGAGGCGGCTACCGTGGCCGCCCGAATAGCGCAGTGGCAACCTTTGCCGACAACCTAA
- a CDS encoding sigma-70 family RNA polymerase sigma factor, whose translation MSDSPERVKLSKEEKDRRFQAELMPVLDPLYNFAYRLTLDEDDANDLVQETYLKAYRFFEYFEPGTNAKAWLFRILKNSFINDFRKKSKQPAKVDYSEVEGYYNPDEVEGDADTGASSSDLRQQSSRDLIGDEVASALNSLPVDFRTVIILCDLEGFTYEEMAKVLDIPIGTVRSRLHRARNFLKDKLEKYASSMGYGNDALNDAVNAAEPDDE comes from the coding sequence ATGAGTGACTCTCCCGAACGGGTGAAGCTGAGCAAAGAGGAAAAAGACCGGCGCTTTCAGGCCGAGCTGATGCCGGTGCTCGACCCGCTCTACAACTTCGCCTACCGCCTCACGCTCGACGAAGACGATGCCAACGACCTGGTGCAGGAAACCTACCTCAAGGCGTACCGCTTTTTCGAGTACTTCGAGCCTGGCACCAACGCCAAGGCCTGGCTTTTCCGCATCCTGAAAAACTCGTTTATCAACGATTTTCGGAAGAAAAGCAAGCAGCCCGCTAAGGTTGATTACAGCGAAGTTGAGGGATATTATAATCCCGATGAAGTAGAGGGCGACGCCGATACCGGGGCTTCGTCGTCGGACCTGCGGCAGCAGTCCTCGCGCGACCTCATCGGCGACGAGGTGGCTAGTGCGCTGAACTCGCTACCCGTTGATTTTCGGACAGTTATCATTTTGTGCGACCTCGAAGGCTTTACTTATGAGGAAATGGCCAAGGTGCTCGATATTCCCATCGGAACGGTGCGCTCACGACTGCACCGGGCCCGCAATTTCCTCAAGGATAAGCTCGAAAAATATGCCTCCTCGATGGGCTACGGGAACGATGCGCTGAATGACGCCGTTAATGCCGCCGAACCCGACGACGAATAA